The following are encoded in a window of Lagenorhynchus albirostris chromosome 3, mLagAlb1.1, whole genome shotgun sequence genomic DNA:
- the TMED7 gene encoding transmembrane emp24 domain-containing protein 7 isoform X3 has translation MPRLWSAQRWAAVAGRWGCRLLALLLLLVPGPCGASEITFELPDNAKQCFYEDITQGTKCTLEFQVITGGHYDVDCRLEDPDGNVLYKEMKKQYDSFTFTASKNGTYKFCFSNEFSTFTHKTVYFDFQVGEDPPLFPSENRVSALTQMESACVSIHEALKSVIDYQTHFRLREAQGRSRAEDLNTRVAYWKQMVWGSQLSSWLDDNQL, from the exons ATGCCCCGGCTGTGGTCCGCGCAGCGCTGGGCTGCCGTCGCGGGCCGTTGGGGCTGTAGGCTGCTCgcgctgctgctgttgctggtgCCGGGGCCCTGCGGCGCCTCTGAGATCACGTTCGAGCTGCCCGACAATGCCAAGCAGTGTTTCTACGAGGACATCACGCAGGGCACCAAGTGCACTCTCGAGTTCCAG gtGATTACTGGTGGTCACTATGATGTAGATTGTCGATTAGAAGATCCTGATGGTAATGTGTTATacaaagagatgaagaaacagtATGATAGTTTTACCTTCACAGCCTCCAAAAATGGGACATACAAATTTTGCTTCAGCAATGAATTTTCTACTTTCACACATAAAACCGTGTATTTTGATTTTCAAGTTGGAGAAGACCCACCTTTGTTTCCTAGTGAGAACCGAGTCAGTGCTCTTACCCAG ATGGAATCTGCCTGTGTTTCAATTCACGAAGCTCTGAAATCTGTCATTGACTATCAGACTCATTTCCGTTTGAGAGAGGCCCAAGGCCGAAGCCGAGCTGAGGATCTAAATACAAGAGTGGCCTATTG gAAACAAATGGTTTGGGGTTCACAGCTTTCATCCTGGCTTGATGATAATCAACTTTGA
- the TMED7 gene encoding transmembrane emp24 domain-containing protein 7 isoform X2 — protein sequence MPRLWSAQRWAAVAGRWGCRLLALLLLLVPGPCGASEITFELPDNAKQCFYEDITQGTKCTLEFQVITGGHYDVDCRLEDPDGNVLYKEMKKQYDSFTFTASKNGTYKFCFSNEFSTFTHKTVYFDFQVGEDPPLFPSENRVSALTQMESACVSIHEALKSVIDYQTHFRLREAQGRSRAEDLNTRVAYWSVGEALILLVVSIGQETNGLGFTAFILA from the exons ATGCCCCGGCTGTGGTCCGCGCAGCGCTGGGCTGCCGTCGCGGGCCGTTGGGGCTGTAGGCTGCTCgcgctgctgctgttgctggtgCCGGGGCCCTGCGGCGCCTCTGAGATCACGTTCGAGCTGCCCGACAATGCCAAGCAGTGTTTCTACGAGGACATCACGCAGGGCACCAAGTGCACTCTCGAGTTCCAG gtGATTACTGGTGGTCACTATGATGTAGATTGTCGATTAGAAGATCCTGATGGTAATGTGTTATacaaagagatgaagaaacagtATGATAGTTTTACCTTCACAGCCTCCAAAAATGGGACATACAAATTTTGCTTCAGCAATGAATTTTCTACTTTCACACATAAAACCGTGTATTTTGATTTTCAAGTTGGAGAAGACCCACCTTTGTTTCCTAGTGAGAACCGAGTCAGTGCTCTTACCCAG ATGGAATCTGCCTGTGTTTCAATTCACGAAGCTCTGAAATCTGTCATTGACTATCAGACTCATTTCCGTTTGAGAGAGGCCCAAGGCCGAAGCCGAGCTGAGGATCTAAATACAAGAGTGGCCTATTGGTCAGTAGGAGAAGCCCTCATTCTTCTGGTGGTTAGCATAGGGCAG gAAACAAATGGTTTGGGGTTCACAGCTTTCATCCTGGCTTGA
- the TMED7 gene encoding transmembrane emp24 domain-containing protein 7 isoform X1, whose protein sequence is MPRLWSAQRWAAVAGRWGCRLLALLLLLVPGPCGASEITFELPDNAKQCFYEDITQGTKCTLEFQVITGGHYDVDCRLEDPDGNVLYKEMKKQYDSFTFTASKNGTYKFCFSNEFSTFTHKTVYFDFQVGEDPPLFPSENRVSALTQMESACVSIHEALKSVIDYQTHFRLREAQGRSRAEDLNTRVAYWSVGEALILLVVSIGQVFLLKSFFSDKRTTTTRVGS, encoded by the exons ATGCCCCGGCTGTGGTCCGCGCAGCGCTGGGCTGCCGTCGCGGGCCGTTGGGGCTGTAGGCTGCTCgcgctgctgctgttgctggtgCCGGGGCCCTGCGGCGCCTCTGAGATCACGTTCGAGCTGCCCGACAATGCCAAGCAGTGTTTCTACGAGGACATCACGCAGGGCACCAAGTGCACTCTCGAGTTCCAG gtGATTACTGGTGGTCACTATGATGTAGATTGTCGATTAGAAGATCCTGATGGTAATGTGTTATacaaagagatgaagaaacagtATGATAGTTTTACCTTCACAGCCTCCAAAAATGGGACATACAAATTTTGCTTCAGCAATGAATTTTCTACTTTCACACATAAAACCGTGTATTTTGATTTTCAAGTTGGAGAAGACCCACCTTTGTTTCCTAGTGAGAACCGAGTCAGTGCTCTTACCCAG ATGGAATCTGCCTGTGTTTCAATTCACGAAGCTCTGAAATCTGTCATTGACTATCAGACTCATTTCCGTTTGAGAGAGGCCCAAGGCCGAAGCCGAGCTGAGGATCTAAATACAAGAGTGGCCTATTGGTCAGTAGGAGAAGCCCTCATTCTTCTGGTGGTTAGCATAGGGCAGGTATTTCTTCTGAAAAGCTTTTTCTCAGATAAAAGAACCACGACAACTCGTGTTGGATCGTAA